Below is a window of Flavobacterium cyclinae DNA.
AACATTACATCAGCAGGATTTGCCGCATGTTCTGCTGCACGATAACCAATAATTGATGTTGGGATTAATGTTAAACCAGCCGCATGTAAACACATAAACATGATTTGGGCATCACTAGCGCTGTCTTTATCTGGGTTTAGTTCTTGTAAACTTTGCATGGCTTTAAGTCCAAACGGAGTAGCAGCAGAATCTAATCCTAAAAAGTTAGCAGAAAAGTTTAACGTCATATAAGAAATCGATTCATGATTTTTAGGAATAGAAGGGAATACTTTTGCAAATAACGGGCTTAATTTTTTAGCCAATTTTTCAGATGCTCCAGAAATAATAAGTAATTCCATAATACCACAAAAGAATGCTAAATAGGCAATTAATGGTAAAATTAAGTCAAACAAACTGCTTTTGGTCATTGGAAGTAAACCATCGGCTTTTTGTTTTCCGCTGTAGATTTTTACGGTGTGATTGTTGTACACATAGGTCGTATCAGCATCTGCAATGTTATTATTTATTATGAAAGTTTTATCATCAGCGTTTTCTAAACTGTCTTTAACAAACTTTGGCACTTCATTTAAATACTTTTCTCCAATTAAAAGGGGTTCGCCTTGTTTGCCATTCAACACATAGTCAATAGAATAGTATTGAGATGAAAATAATCCAAAAACAATAAAAAAGATGGAGGAAATAAAAATTACCAACCAAAATCTGCTTAAAACCATAAAATTAATTTTTTGTAAATGTAATATTAAATCAACAAATATTAAATCGATATTAATTTTTAGAATTTAAGATAAATAATTTTATATTTGTTAATTAATCATTAACCAAACCTACTAATTAATATGAAAATCAAAGTTTTACTGTTTATTTCTATACTTTTTTCTGTATTGGTTTTCTCTCAAACGAAAGAAGATGTAGATAAAATTATCAAGAATTACGATTTTGAAAAAATTAAAGAATTAGAAGTTACTTATAAAAAGAAAGAGGAAGCTGAGAAAAAGGCAGCATATGAAGCTGCAAAAATTAATGGATGGCCTGTTATTATTGAAAAAGAAGATGGGACCTTTCAAGAATTAATGAAATTAACCCCAGATGGTTATCCAGTTTATTATTCTACAAATAATGTTGCTGCTGCAAGATCAACTCGAACTAATTTTTTAAATACTGGAGGAGGTTTAGGACTTTCTTTGGATGGACAAAACATGGTTGCGAGAGTTTGGGACGGTGGTACTGCAAGAAGAACTCATAATGGATTTAGTGGAAGAGTTACTACTGTTGATGATATTTCAGGAACTTCTTATAGTAGTCATGCAACCCATGTTACAGGAACTATTCTTGCATTACCTTGGGATTTAACTTCAGCAAACGTTAAAGGTATGGCTACTCAAGCAACTGCTAGAACGTTCAATTGGGACAATGATGAATCAGAAGCTTTAAGTGAAGTTTTAGAAGGAATGACAATTTCTAATCATTCATATGGAGTGCCAATTGGTAGTGGTACTTCAGTTTTACCTGCATGGTATATTGGTGCATATACGGTTTCAGCAAGAAATTGGGACGAGATTACTTATTTAGCACCTTATTATTTACCTGTTATGTCAGCAGGAAATGATGGTCTTAATAATAATAATTCAAATCCAATTTCTATAGGTTTTGATAAATTAACTGGAAATAAAACATCAAAGAATACATTAATAGTAGCTAATGCTCAAGATGCAAATATAGCAACAGATGGATCTTTGATAAGTGTTTCAATTAATTCTGGCAGTAGTCAAGGCCCAACGGATGACAGAAGAATTAAACCAGATATTACGGGTAATGGTACTGGAGTAACATCTGTAATTTCAACAAATAATACCGCAACAGATACTTATTCAGGGACATCTATGTCTAGCCCAAATGTAGCGGGAACATTATTATTATTGCAACAACATTATAAAAATTTAACAAATAGTTTTATGAAATCTGCAACTTTGCGAGGATTAGCTTGCCATACTGCTGATGATGCTGGTGTAGTAGGTCCTGATCCTAGATTTGGTTGGGGACTTTTAAATGCAAAAAAAGCAGTAGAAACAATTTCAGGAAATGGATTAAATTCTTGGATTTCAGAAAATAAATTATTGCAAGATGAAATATTTACTATGACTGTTACCTCAGAAGGGGGTGTATCAAATCCATTAATTGCTTCTATAACATGGACAGATTTACCAGGAGAAGCTAATTATGGTAATTTAGGAGATAATTATTCCGAACCAGTATTAGTCAATGATTTAGACATCAGAATCACAAAAGATGGAGTTACAACTTTTTATCCTTGGAAATTACCATCAAATCCTAGTTCTTTAGCCATAAGAAGTTCAGATAATAATGTTGATAATATTGAAATAATTAAAATTGATAATCCAACTGCTGGTGATTATGTTATTTCAGTATCACACAAGGGAACATTAGTATCAGGGTCTCAAAACTATTCATTAATTGTTACTGGAATTACATCTAATTTTGGGATTATTTCAAATTCTGATGATGTTGAATTATGTGAAAATCAGTCTGCAACTTATACTTTTGATTATATTCAAAATAGGACGACTACAACAACTAATTTTTCACCTATAGGTATTCCTGCAGGGGCAAATTATTCTATTTCGCCAACAAGTTTAAGTTCAAATGGTACTGTAACATTAACAGTTTCTAATTTACCTGCTGTTACACCTGGTGAATATAGTGTGGGTATCGTTGGAAATAATGGAATTGAAACAGAAACAAGAACTAAATTTTTGAAACTTTATAGTGGAACTTTTGCTCCAGTATCTATTTTATCACCTACTAATGGTTTTAATGGTACAGCAACTACTGTTAATCTTCGTTGGCAACCAAATTCAAATGTTGAAAATCATTTGGTTCAAGTGTCAACTAGTCCTACTTTTTCTTCATATGTAGTAAATCAATCTACATCAAATTCAAATTATATTGTTTCTGGTTTAAATCAAGATACAATGTATTATTGGAGAATTGTACCTTCTAATAGATGTGGTGCTGAAAATGAAAATTCGGCAGTTGTAAATTCATTTAGAACCGGAATATTATCTTGTGGAAATACTTTTTCTGCTACTGATTTTTCAGATGCTGTATTGGCAGATGTTGCTAATTCATCAGCAAGTGTACCTGTAACTGTTACGGGTGGTTTAACAATTGGTGAAATGAGAGTTTCATTTGATATGACACATACTTATGTTCAAGATATGACAATAACATTACAAGGACCTCCTTCTATTGGCAGCCCTATTGTAACTTTATTGCAACAACCATGTGGAGACAATGACGATATTAGTTGTAGATTTATTGATTCTGGATCACCACCAGCATGTACAGGTGTTCCTGCTATTTCTGGTGATATTGCACCATTTTCTCCTTTAAGTGATTTGAATGGTTTAAATGCAGATGGTGTATGGACACTATTGGTAGATGATCCATTTAATGGAGATGGTGGAACTATTTCTAATTTCACAATTGAAATATGTGCTGTAACTGCATCATTAAGTTCAAATGATAATGTATTTAATTCGTTAAGTGTTTTCCCTAACCCAGCAAAAGGAACTGTTAATATTGATTTAGCAGGAGCTGTTACAGGAGATACTACTTATGAATTATTTGATGTTCAAGGAAGAAAAGTTATTACTAAAGTTTCTTCAAATAATTTCGAAACATTAAACGTTGAAAATTTATCTGACGGAATTTATATGTTGAGCATTCAAAATGGAAGTGCAAAAACAACGAAAAAAGTGGTTATTAATAATTAATCATGTGTTGATATATAATAAAAAGGGAGCAATTTGCTCCCTTTTTATTTATACATGTATTATTTCTTCTTCCACCAACAAATCCTCACGTCTTAATCTTAAGAAAATTTGAGCTACAGCAATAACGTCTTTTTCGCAGTAAGTTATGATTCGGTCGATATCATTTTCAACGTAATAAACATGAGCTACTTCGCTACCATCGATATCGTCTTTTGGAGAAGGAATTCCTAAAACTTTAGTTAATAGTTTTAATGAAGTGAAATGTTTGTAATCACCAAATTTCCATAATTCTAGAGTATCTAAGTGTGGAACTTCCCATGGCTTTTTACCAAATAAATTTAGTTTGTTAGGTAAAGCAATTCCGTTTATAATCATTCTTCTTGCTATAAATGGGATATCAAACTCTTTAGCATTGTGTCCACACAAAAGGTGTTGTACTCCATTGAAATGGGTATTTAATAAATTTGAAAAATCTTGTAATATTTTTTTTTCATCACCCCAAAAACTAGTAACACGAAAGTTTCGGATATCCGCTTTGTTAACAAAATATCCTACGGAAATTGTGATGATTTTTCCAAATTCGGCCCAAATTCCAGCACGCTCATAAAAATCTTCACCAGAAACTTCATCTTTTCTTTGGTATTGAGTTTTTTGTTCCCAAAGTTGTTGGGTTTCATGATCTAATCCTCTATAATTGTGATATTCAGGAACCGTTTCAATATCCAAAAATAAAATGTTATTTAAATTTATTTTCTCTATCATTTTTTCGTATTTATGGTTAATTTCAAAAAACGTTAAATTTTATACTTAAAAGAATAAGAATTAATAAAAGAGCAAAAAAACTAAAAGCAAACATCAAGTTTTGTTTATTTTCTCTAATTTTAATTTTTAATCTTATTTGTTTTTTAATTTCATTTAATTCATTACTTGAAATTTGAACTTCTTCAACATTTGAATTGCTTTCGGTATTGTTAATCAAATTTGTTTTTTTATGGCTAATAGATGCTCTTAGAGAAGCCTTTTTTGCTTCACTAATTTTCTCCCTATTTTTCAATGCAAAAAAATGTCCGCTCATTATTTCTTTTTCTTTTTTTCAAGCATATTGTAAGCTTCTTCAACGTAAACGTATAAATCTTCACTATGAGGATCATATGTAGTTTGTATTCCTTTTAAATGGCCTAATCGCACAATAATTAATTTGTCTTCAGGTATTACAATGACAAATTGCCCTAAATGTCCTCGCATATAATATAAATCTTTACCTAAAAAGTTGTGCATCCACCAACCGTAGCCATATTCTGGGCTTTTTTCAAAACGAGGAGTAATACATTTTTTCACAAATGTACTATCTAAAATTTCCTTATCATTCCATTTACCATTGTTTAGATATAGTTTACCAAATCGTGCAAAATCTCTTGCATTACTTGCTATACAACAATAGGCTTTTTCTATTCCATCAGGTGCTTCGTCTAATTGCCATAAAGCTTCGTTTTCTGCTCCCATTGGTTGCCAAAAATGTTTCGAAACATAATCTGATAAATGTTCTCCAGTGGCTTTTTCAATGCACATTGCTAATAATTGAGTAGCACCACTTAAGTATTTAAAAGATTGCCCAGGTTTTTCGTTGATTTCTAAACCTAAAATGATTTCTTTTAAATTGTCATCAAAATAAGCACGTGTTACAATTGAAAATGGGCTATAATATTTTTCGTCCCAACTTAAACCAGATGCCATTGAAGATAAATCACCCACGGTGACTTCTTTTGCAAATTGGCCTTTTAATTCAGGAAAAAAATCAATTACTTTTTGATCTAAACTTTTAATTTTTCCTTCCATTATAGCTTTCCCCATGGCCATAGTAACAATACTTTTTGCCATTGAGAAAGAGTTGGTTTTAGCGTTTTTATCAAATCCATCAAAGTAACTTTCATGCCAAATACTATCATTTTTTATAATTAAATAAGCTATGGTTTGAAGTTCTTTATGAGTCTTTTGAAGTGTTTCAGTTGCTGGAATTGTATTATAGTCTGTTGCAATTGCCCAAGGTTGTGCAATTCCTTTTTTAATTTCTCGATTAGGAAATTCTTTATAATCTTCAAGAAATGCAGTTGTATATCCTTTAAAGTATATTGTTTTCACAGCCCTTAATAGATAATCAACATTAAAAATATACATCAATAATATGATGCTAGCTAGGACAATGATAAACCATTTGAAGAATTTTACTAAAAATTTCATGTACTTAATTATAGGATTGCGTTATAAAAATAACAAAAAGCGTTTGGATTATCAATATTCTAAAATAAACTTTCTTGTTTTAAAGGGTTTTCATGATGCAATAACCATTTTTTTCGCCATAAACCTCCTGCATAACCAGTTAAAGAACCATCGCTTCCAATAACTCGATGACAAGGTATTATTATTAATAGGGGATTTTTACCATTTGCAGCTGCAACAGCACGAATGGCTTTTACATCTCCTAATTTTTTTGATAATTCTAAATATGAACATGTTTTCCCATATGGAATATTAATTAATTCTTGCCAAACTTTTTTCTGGAATTCAGTACCAATGGGGTTAATTTGAAAAGTAAAATGTGTTCTTTTCCCTTCAAAATACTCATTAAGTTGTTGGATTGAAGAATTAAATATCTTAGGTATTTTAGTTGATATTTCTATTGCTTCATTAAGCAGGCAAATTTTTGAAATTCCACTTTCATTGCCTTGTAATTTCATTATTCCAATAGGAGTATTTATATAAATCGTTTCCATTTTAATAAAAAAACCACCTTATTTTGGTAAGGTGGTTTAATAAGATGTAAAAGCTGAATTAATAATATTATGATTTTATCTCTTCTTTTTTGTCTGAATTTGGATCTAGAACTTTACCTTTAAAAGATAAGGTTTTAACTGCATCTACACCATTTTCATTAGTTGTAATGGTAACAGATTTTTGAAATACACCAACATTTGCAGCATTAAAAGTTGCAGCAACCATTCCTTTTTCACCTGGTTTAATAGGTGTTTTAGTGTAATTAGCAGCAGTACAACCACAAGCTGGTCTTACATTTGTAATTAATACAGTTTCTTTAGTATTGTTTGTAAAAGAAAATTCATAAGTAACAGGTTTTCCTTTTTCAATTTCACCAAAATCATGCATTTCCTGATCCCACTTAATTGTTGATGGTATTGGTGTTGCTTTAACTTCAGCAGGAGTTGCTTGAACTACTTTTGCTGTTTCTGTTTTTAATTCTTTTGAAGGAGCTATCTTAGCATCTTTAACTTGTGCAAAAGAAGCAGAAGCCAAAAGAACTGCAAAAATTGATAATTTAATTGATTTCATAGAATATATGTTTTAAGATGTTTTAAATTTGTTATACAAAACTAAATAACTTTTTATTTTACATTGTTAATTATATTTTAATGATTGTTAATGACTTGTTAACAGTTAATTTATAAACTACATTTTTTTGTAATATCGAATTATATATGAAATTCACTAGATTTAATACCATTATTATCATTGGCTTTTTAGCAATTGTTGGCGTAATTGTTATGCAATTGTTTTTATTAAATCAAGCCTATATATTTGAAAAAAAGGACATGGAAGATAAAATCCATTTTGCTTTACAAGATGTGGTTGAAAAAATATACAGAGATAATAAATCAGAATTACCAATAACAAATCCTATAAAAAAAGTATCTGAGAATTATTTTATTGTAAATGTAAACGATGTTTTTGAAAATCAAATTTTAGAAGAATATTTAAAAATTGAATTTGAAAAAGTTAAATTAGAATTGGATTTTGAGTATGCTATATACGATTGTAGCTCTGATGAAATGGTTTATGGAAATTATATCTCTATAGACGGGAAACCCGAAAAATTTTGCGCCGATTGTTTTCCTAAGAATAATGAACTTACATATTATTTTGCCGTTCGATTTCCAAACTTAAAACAAACATATTTCAAAAGCATATCGCAATATTGGATATTTACAGGTGTTTTGTTTTTTGTTTTAATCATTTATGTTTATTCCGTTTTGCTCATGTTACAGCAAAAAAAATATACCGATTTACAAAAAGATTTTATTAATAATATGACGCATGAGTTTAAAACTCCTTTAGCATCTATATTAATAGCGTCTAATTATGCTAATACACAAAAAGAAATTAATGAAAACCCAAAATTGTCTAAATACATCCAAATTATTATTAATCAAAGTAATAAACTAAATCAGCATATTGAGAAAATTTTATACGTTGCTAAAACCGAAAGCAAACAAATTGTATTAAATAAAACAAAAGTCAATATTGCTTCTTTAATAGACTTGGTAAAAGACAATATCGTATTAAAGCATCAAAAAGAAATGCATATCAATATTGAATTTCAACGCGATTATTTTGTTATTGCTGATGAATTTCATTTATATAATGTAGTGTATAACATATTGGATAATGCGGTAAAATATTCCATTCAAACACCAGAAATACATATAACATCTAAAGAAAATTCTAGAGGGTTGGTATTACATTTTTCTGATAATGGTAGCGGTATTCCCGATAACGATTTACCTTTTATTTTTGATAAATTCTATAGAGTTGCAAGACAAGATAGCAAAGATATAGAAGGATTTGGAATAGGACTTTCTTATGTCAAACGTGTTTGCGAATGGCATAAATGGAAAGTAGAAGCTAAAAACAACATTGAAAAAGGAATTACAATAACCATTCAAATAAATAAAAAAGATTATGAGTAAGAAACGCATTTTATATGTTGAAGACGATGAAACCTTAGCGTTTTTAACTGCTGATAATTTAGAACAACATTTTGATGTTACTCATTGCGCTAATGGAAAAGAAGCTTTTCAATTATTTTGCAAAGAATCATTTGATTTATGTGTTTTGGATATCATGTTGCCTGAAATGGATGGTTTTGAAATTGCTACCGAAATAAGAAAGCGCAATCAAGAAATCCCAATAATTTTTCTATCTGCTAAAACAATGAAAGATGACCGAATTAAAGGTTTGAAATTGGGAGCCGACGATTATTTAGTGAAACCGTATTCGATTGAAGAATTAATATTAAAAATCGAAATTTTCTTAAACCGAAGTCAAAAATCAACTGATAATTCGCATCAAAAACAATATACTTTTGGAAGTTTTCAATTTGAACCCGAAAATTATTTGTTGAAAAATGAGAATCAAAGCATTACGTTAACCGAAAGAGAAGCATCGCTTTTAAAATTGTTTTTAGACAATCCGAATACGGTTTTAAAACGCGAAAAAATCTTGATGGAATTATGGGGAAGTGATGATTATTTCCTAGGCAGAAGTTTGGATGTATTTATTTCAAGATTGCGAAAAATCATAAAAGAAGAAACCCACGTGAGAATTGAAAACATTCCGCGCGTGGGCTTTAAATTGGTGGTCGAATAATATTATTCGAAACTCATCATATAAACTTCTAAAGCTTTACGTTCTTCAGCCGTCATGGCTTTTGTGATAGTAAAGTTAGTTTTCATAGTTTCATATTGTGATGGGTCAACTATAGGTTCGCCTTCTTCGTTGATGAAAGCAGCAATGCTAGCTCCTTTTTCTTTGTAAATTTTAGCGATATCTTTTATTGCTGGTCCAATTACTTTTGTGTCAGCTTTGTGACAAGCAGTACAAGTTCCTTTTCCTTCAAAAAGTTCTTGTCCTTTTGCAAATAATGGATCAACTGTAGTATCCGTTGTTGCCTCAGTTTTTTCTTTAACGGGATTTCCGTAAGGGTCGGTTTCTTTTTTATCGCCACAATTGGTTAACGAAATCGCTAAGGCAAAAACAGCAAAAGATTTTAAAACAAGTTTCATTTTAAGTTTATTTAGAAATATCGATAAAATTACATCATCGATTTCACTTTGTTTGTGACAAATGTCACATTACTTTTTATTTAACAAAATCGCTGCCTCTTTTGCAAAATAAGTCGAAATCAAACTCGCACCCGCTCTTTTGATACACATTAATTGCTCCATCATAATTTTGTCATGGTCTAACCAACCTCTTTCTGACGCCGCTTTAATCATGGCATATTCTCCTGAAACATGGAAAACCGTTACCGGAACATCCACAGCATTTTTCACTTCACGAACAATATCCAAATAAGCGATTCCTGGCTTAACCATCACCATATCAGCACCTTCTTCTACATCCCATAGTGCTTCTTTAACTGCTTCGATGCGATTAGCGTAATCCATTTGATAGGTTTTTTTGTCTTTCGGTACTTCAACATCAGCATCTTTTGGAGCCGAATCTAAAGCATCTCTAAACGGACCATAAAAAGCAGAAGCATATTTTGCCGAATAACTCATAATGCCAACATTGTGAAATCCTGCTGTATCTAAACCTTGACGTAAACGCAAAACACGACCATCCATCATATCACTTGGTGCAACGAAATCGGCACCAGCTTTTGCATGAGAAACCGCCATTTTTACTAAAGCATCATTGGTAGCATCGTTAGCCACATCACCTTTTTCGATAATTCCATCGTGACCATAAATTGAATATGGGTCTAACGCTACATCAGGCATTACAATCATTTCAGGACAAGCTGCTTTAATAGCACGAATGGCTCTTTGCATCAAACCATTGTCGTTCCAGGCTTCTTTACCAGTATTATCTTTTAAATCATCGCTAACTTTTACATAAATATTTACGGCACGAATTCCTAAAGCGAATAATTCTTTCACTTCTTCCACCGTTAAATCTAATGTACGACGGAAAATTCCTGGCATAGAAGGGATTTCTACTTTTGTATTTTCACCTTCCATAATAAACATTGGAAACATAAAATCAGCTGGACTCAAGCTGGTTTCGCGAACTAAACTTCTTATAGATTCGTTTACTCGTAAACGACGACCTCTGTGTATTGGAAACATAATTTGTTCTTGAAAATTAAAGTGTAAAGTTACTAATTTTTCATCGATTTCTTTCTTTTAGAAATCATGTAAATCTGTAAAAATATTCCTAATTTTGTAGAATGAAGCAGTTTTTCATTTTATTCATTTGTTTGTTGTTAACCAGTTGTTTTGAAATCACTGAAAAAATCAAACACAATAGTGACCAAAGTGGGGATTATAGTTTGGTTGTTGATTTTTCAAGTTCTTGGTTAAAAACTAAATCCGCTATTATGCTCGAAGAGGTTGATGGTGTTAGCATTCCTAATGAAGAAGATATCAAATCAAAATTGGCCCAATTTAGAATGGAAGCATCTAAAATAAAAGGGACTTCTAAAATTTCAACTTCATATGATTTTAATACCTATATCTTTAAAATCAATTTTTCATACAATTCAATAGAAACTTTAAATGCGGTATTAAACGTAATGGATAAGAATAATAATTTAGTTCATTTTAGGAATACTAATGGTAAGTTTGAACGAATAGCTTCCTATCCATTACCTAAAAATCTAACCAAAAATCAAGATAAAAAAGAAGATTTACTTAAAGCAAATATTATAGCCGTTTATACTTTTGATAAAAACGTTTCAACTGTACAAAATGTAAATTGCAAACTATCTAAATCTAAAAAAACAGTGTTTTTAAAACAGAATATATGGAATGTTTTAAATAACAATAAATTAATGAACAATTCCATAAGTTTCAATCCTTAACGTTATTATGAAAAAGATTTTTTATTTCTTATTAGTATTTCCGGTTTTTGTATTTAGTCAAGAAAAACAGGAACAGTATGACTATTTTGTACAATTCAACACACCACAATTTGCTAAAAAAGTAGATATTGATAGTTTGTTTAATCACAAAGTTTTTAAAAAAGTAAATCAAACAGATTCTGATTTTAAATTAAACGAATTCATTTCGTTCATTGATAAGTCTAAACCTGTTGTTATTCACGGTAATTTTACAGATAGTATACCCTATTATCAAATGACATTTTCTTTAATTGATGGAAAAAAATGTAATACTTTCATGCAAAACAAAGTAAATAACTACAATTTAAAATCGTCAGATTCAATTAAGGAAATCATAAAAGATCATGAAAAGTTTTCAGTTTATTCGCCTAAAAATAGTGATTATTCTATGGCCTGGAATGAGAACAATTTTATTATTTATGAATTGATGGAAACTAGAAACAATTTTGCTTTCAATAATTTTTCTGATGAATCAATAATTGTTGATACTGCCGCAGTAGCTATAGATGATGATTTTTATGATGATATGCCTGTAGAGGCGGTAGAAGTGGTTGAAGAAGTTCCAACAAAAGTTATTCTAGATAAAAAAATTATTGTTGAAGAAGATGCTCCAATAGAAGAATGGGAAGATAATAATATAGAAGTAGTTATTGAAGAGGAAGAAGAAGATGAGTTTGATGAAGAAGCCTACAAACAGTGGATTGCTTCTTTTGAAAAAGAACAAATGCAACAACGAATTCTACAACACGAAAAACAGGAAGCACAAATCGCTCATTTGTTTGAAAACGGATTTGTTTCACCATCAACTTCAAAAATAAATACCAATGCTGATATTTCGTGTTGGATTAATTATGAAGCCGTTTATGGCAGAATGAGTTCGATTTATTATTTAATGGGAGGTTCTATTAATTCCAACAAAGGTTCTAATAACTTGATAAAGGGAATGAATATGGATTTCTATTTTGAAAATAATAAAGCGCGAATGGAACAAAAAGTTGAATATTCAGAATCGCTTAGCAATGTAATGGAAAAAGTAGTTTCAAGAAAACCAAATAAAAATATTTTCAACTTTTTCCCAAAGCAAGAACCATTAGCCTATTTTTCGTATCATACGAATACAGAAGAACTTCTAAAAAATTATCCAAGTATTATGGAGCAATTTTTAAGTAATATGGCTATTGATAAACAAGATACGGAGATTATTACAGACTTAATTACTACGGTTGTTGATGAAGAAGCAACAGCAACTCTTTTTGATGGCGATATTTCTATGTTCTTGCATGCAATGGAAACCTATGAAAGTACTTTTATGTCTCGATCTTTTGATGAAGATTTTGAAGAGATTGAAGAAGAAAAAACCATTACAAAAACCCGCCCTATTTTTACTATGATTATGACTTCTACTCATCCTACAATGGGAAATAAATTATTGAATTTAGGCGTTAGAAAAAATATGTTGCAAAAAGTAGATGATTATTATTTGGTTAACCCATCTGAAGAGTTAGGTGATTTAGTAATTTTCAAAAAAGGAGATGTCATGATTTTTACAAATGGCATGAATTATTTAAATAATGGTTCCCCATCTGATTTTACAAAAAAAGTAAAGAAAAATTTAGCTAAGAATTATTTTTATGGAAATATTGAAATCCAACGTTTTTTCAAATCGTATGTAATGAGTTTAGATTTAGGAAGCGATACCGCAAAGATGAATCGATTAGCGAATCAATTTAAAAATATGGAATTTAAAGCATCTAATAAAATAAAGAATAATGTTATGAATTTAGAAATGGAAATGAATTCCAATTTTTCAAATGAAAATATCGTTCTTCAAACCTTAGATTTAATTGATTTTTTTGATTAAATCTAAACGATACTTTAAATAAAAATTCCGCTACAAAAAATAGCGGAATTTTTATTTATACCCATTCGATAGGTTTTGCTAATATTTTCAATAGTTTTTCTTCTTCACTTCCCTTTTCTGGATGATGGTCATATACCCATTGCACATGGGGTGGTAAACTCATCAAAATACTTTC
It encodes the following:
- a CDS encoding sensor histidine kinase; its protein translation is MKFTRFNTIIIIGFLAIVGVIVMQLFLLNQAYIFEKKDMEDKIHFALQDVVEKIYRDNKSELPITNPIKKVSENYFIVNVNDVFENQILEEYLKIEFEKVKLELDFEYAIYDCSSDEMVYGNYISIDGKPEKFCADCFPKNNELTYYFAVRFPNLKQTYFKSISQYWIFTGVLFFVLIIYVYSVLLMLQQKKYTDLQKDFINNMTHEFKTPLASILIASNYANTQKEINENPKLSKYIQIIINQSNKLNQHIEKILYVAKTESKQIVLNKTKVNIASLIDLVKDNIVLKHQKEMHINIEFQRDYFVIADEFHLYNVVYNILDNAVKYSIQTPEIHITSKENSRGLVLHFSDNGSGIPDNDLPFIFDKFYRVARQDSKDIEGFGIGLSYVKRVCEWHKWKVEAKNNIEKGITITIQINKKDYE
- the hemB gene encoding porphobilinogen synthase, encoding MFPIHRGRRLRVNESIRSLVRETSLSPADFMFPMFIMEGENTKVEIPSMPGIFRRTLDLTVEEVKELFALGIRAVNIYVKVSDDLKDNTGKEAWNDNGLMQRAIRAIKAACPEMIVMPDVALDPYSIYGHDGIIEKGDVANDATNDALVKMAVSHAKAGADFVAPSDMMDGRVLRLRQGLDTAGFHNVGIMSYSAKYASAFYGPFRDALDSAPKDADVEVPKDKKTYQMDYANRIEAVKEALWDVEEGADMVMVKPGIAYLDIVREVKNAVDVPVTVFHVSGEYAMIKAASERGWLDHDKIMMEQLMCIKRAGASLISTYFAKEAAILLNKK
- a CDS encoding c-type cytochrome, whose amino-acid sequence is MKLVLKSFAVFALAISLTNCGDKKETDPYGNPVKEKTEATTDTTVDPLFAKGQELFEGKGTCTACHKADTKVIGPAIKDIAKIYKEKGASIAAFINEEGEPIVDPSQYETMKTNFTITKAMTAEERKALEVYMMSFE
- a CDS encoding DUF4836 family protein codes for the protein MKKIFYFLLVFPVFVFSQEKQEQYDYFVQFNTPQFAKKVDIDSLFNHKVFKKVNQTDSDFKLNEFISFIDKSKPVVIHGNFTDSIPYYQMTFSLIDGKKCNTFMQNKVNNYNLKSSDSIKEIIKDHEKFSVYSPKNSDYSMAWNENNFIIYELMETRNNFAFNNFSDESIIVDTAAVAIDDDFYDDMPVEAVEVVEEVPTKVILDKKIIVEEDAPIEEWEDNNIEVVIEEEEEDEFDEEAYKQWIASFEKEQMQQRILQHEKQEAQIAHLFENGFVSPSTSKINTNADISCWINYEAVYGRMSSIYYLMGGSINSNKGSNNLIKGMNMDFYFENNKARMEQKVEYSESLSNVMEKVVSRKPNKNIFNFFPKQEPLAYFSYHTNTEELLKNYPSIMEQFLSNMAIDKQDTEIITDLITTVVDEEATATLFDGDISMFLHAMETYESTFMSRSFDEDFEEIEEEKTITKTRPIFTMIMTSTHPTMGNKLLNLGVRKNMLQKVDDYYLVNPSEELGDLVIFKKGDVMIFTNGMNYLNNGSPSDFTKKVKKNLAKNYFYGNIEIQRFFKSYVMSLDLGSDTAKMNRLANQFKNMEFKASNKIKNNVMNLEMEMNSNFSNENIVLQTLDLIDFFD
- a CDS encoding response regulator transcription factor, producing MSKKRILYVEDDETLAFLTADNLEQHFDVTHCANGKEAFQLFCKESFDLCVLDIMLPEMDGFEIATEIRKRNQEIPIIFLSAKTMKDDRIKGLKLGADDYLVKPYSIEELILKIEIFLNRSQKSTDNSHQKQYTFGSFQFEPENYLLKNENQSITLTEREASLLKLFLDNPNTVLKREKILMELWGSDDYFLGRSLDVFISRLRKIIKEETHVRIENIPRVGFKLVVE